The Streptomyces camelliae genome window below encodes:
- a CDS encoding SHOCT domain-containing protein, with protein sequence MSAQTYLAYDYPALSVFWSMLVFFLWIMWFVLLFRIITDIFRDDGLGGWGKAGWVVFVVVLPFLGVFVYLIARGKNMGRREIEQARAQAQAVDTYIRQTAQAATPPTSADELAKLSGMRARGDITDDEFRRAKELVLTGSGPSASAH encoded by the coding sequence ATGAGCGCGCAGACCTACCTCGCCTACGACTATCCGGCGCTGAGTGTCTTCTGGTCCATGCTGGTGTTCTTCCTGTGGATCATGTGGTTCGTCCTGCTCTTCCGGATCATCACCGACATCTTCCGGGACGACGGCCTGGGCGGCTGGGGCAAGGCCGGCTGGGTCGTGTTCGTCGTCGTCCTGCCCTTCCTGGGCGTCTTCGTGTACCTGATCGCCCGGGGAAAGAACATGGGCCGCCGGGAGATCGAACAGGCCCGTGCGCAAGCGCAGGCCGTCGACACCTACATCCGGCAGACGGCCCAGGCGGCCACGCCGCCCACCAGTGCCGACGAACTCGCGAAGCTGTCCGGGATGCGCGCCCGCGGCGACATCACCGACGACGAGTTCCGGCGGGCGAAGGAACTGGTCCTCACCGGCAGCGGGCCGTCCGCCTCGGCGCACTGA
- a CDS encoding DUF7144 family membrane protein codes for MTATHSTPTSTPTAREQWASGLTAFGAVMLVLAGTLNVFRGIMAIAKDDVFLVTRSYVFRFDLTGWGWVHLILGVVALLVGFGLFSGALWARVCGVAIASLIIIANFLSLPYYPVWSIVLIAFSGFIIWALCVGRSGGAGLFD; via the coding sequence ATGACCGCCACACACAGCACACCCACGTCCACCCCCACGGCCAGGGAGCAATGGGCGAGCGGCCTGACCGCTTTCGGCGCGGTCATGCTCGTACTCGCCGGGACACTGAACGTCTTCCGCGGCATCATGGCGATCGCGAAGGACGACGTGTTCCTCGTGACCCGCAGCTATGTCTTCCGGTTCGATCTCACGGGCTGGGGCTGGGTCCATCTGATCCTGGGCGTCGTCGCGCTGCTCGTGGGCTTCGGCCTCTTCTCCGGCGCCCTGTGGGCACGCGTCTGCGGGGTGGCCATCGCCTCGCTGATCATCATCGCCAACTTCCTCTCCCTGCCGTACTACCCGGTGTGGTCGATCGTGCTGATCGCCTTCTCCGGATTCATCATCTGGGCCCTGTGCGTGGGCAGGAGCGGCGGCGCCGGCCTGTTCGACTGA
- a CDS encoding magnesium transporter CorA family protein, with protein sequence MIVTMVSMPDGVTTRISVAEARQRLATDPFLLLGVELPEEDGPAGGAEESGPADEPPARRLGLDTEELAWFGRRDQSARAEFLGDIAGFVVPVARHGRVAHVHALASERFLVIAHRGPAVLTADVIAHLRREKPHDAVATLFLLLQEALATFRRAAVRELLQVEELEDAMFEERRPEQIYRLSQLRRSAALLHHSLLPYLQVVEEMVTRRMMSRDFPVERQRLAQEFQRAARLVLADIESLQDAARRTFASYGSLVAGEQNGVINRLTIVSVVFLPLSFLTGFFGMNFAFLTGELESKDVFWLLAVGLQVVVLLVAFYVLHRTRVWRRLRDGDQETGPEDE encoded by the coding sequence ATGATCGTGACGATGGTGTCGATGCCGGACGGGGTCACGACCAGGATCTCCGTGGCGGAGGCGCGGCAGCGGCTCGCCACGGACCCTTTCCTGCTCCTCGGGGTCGAGCTGCCGGAGGAGGACGGACCGGCGGGCGGAGCGGAGGAGAGCGGGCCGGCGGACGAACCGCCGGCCCGCCGGCTCGGGCTGGACACCGAGGAACTGGCCTGGTTCGGCAGGCGGGACCAGTCCGCGCGGGCCGAATTCCTGGGCGACATCGCCGGCTTCGTCGTGCCGGTGGCCCGGCACGGGCGGGTCGCCCATGTGCACGCCCTGGCCTCCGAGCGCTTCCTGGTGATCGCCCACCGGGGCCCGGCCGTCCTGACGGCGGACGTCATCGCGCACCTGCGACGGGAGAAGCCCCATGACGCCGTGGCCACCCTGTTCCTGCTGCTCCAGGAGGCGCTGGCGACGTTCCGCCGCGCCGCGGTGCGTGAGCTGCTCCAGGTGGAGGAGCTGGAGGACGCCATGTTCGAGGAGCGGAGGCCCGAGCAGATCTACCGTCTGTCCCAGCTGCGCCGCAGTGCCGCCCTTCTGCACCACTCGTTGCTGCCGTACCTGCAGGTGGTCGAAGAGATGGTCACGCGCAGGATGATGAGCCGCGACTTCCCGGTGGAACGGCAGCGGCTCGCCCAGGAGTTCCAGCGCGCGGCGCGACTGGTCCTCGCGGACATCGAGTCCCTCCAGGACGCCGCCCGCCGGACCTTCGCCAGCTACGGCTCCCTCGTCGCGGGCGAACAGAACGGCGTGATCAACCGGTTGACCATCGTGTCGGTGGTCTTCCTGCCGCTGTCGTTCCTGACCGGCTTCTTCGGTATGAACTTCGCCTTCCTCACCGGCGAGTTGGAGAGCAAGGACGTCTTCTGGCTGCTCGCCGTGGGACTTCAGGTGGTCGTCCTGCTCGTCGCCTTCTACGTGCTGCACCGCACGCGTGTCTGGCGGAGACTGCGGGACGGGGACCAGGAGACCGGACCGGAAGACGAGTGA
- a CDS encoding TetR/AcrR family transcriptional regulator gives MSEQRGPRERMVFSAAQLIRRQGVAATGMRDVAAHAGAPRGSLQHYFPGGKEQLVNEAVDWAGRYAGKRIARFLAGLEEPTPSGLFAAMVAQWTDEYAADGFAAGCPVAAATAECAGVGGSTRAAVASAFTAWRTPLAEALTGMGVPAARAESLSMLMISTLEGAILMARAEQDVTPLTTAVRELGPLLDAAVPPPAP, from the coding sequence ATGAGTGAGCAGCGGGGTCCCCGGGAGCGGATGGTCTTCAGCGCGGCCCAGCTCATCCGGCGCCAGGGGGTCGCCGCGACCGGGATGCGCGATGTCGCCGCCCACGCCGGCGCGCCCCGCGGCTCCCTCCAGCACTACTTCCCGGGCGGCAAGGAACAGCTGGTCAACGAGGCGGTCGACTGGGCCGGACGGTACGCCGGCAAGCGGATCGCGCGCTTCCTCGCGGGGCTTGAGGAGCCGACGCCGAGCGGTCTGTTCGCTGCGATGGTCGCGCAGTGGACCGACGAGTACGCGGCGGACGGCTTCGCCGCGGGCTGCCCGGTCGCCGCGGCCACCGCGGAGTGCGCCGGTGTCGGCGGCTCGACGCGAGCGGCCGTGGCCTCCGCGTTCACGGCCTGGCGGACCCCGCTCGCCGAGGCCCTGACCGGCATGGGCGTCCCCGCGGCCCGCGCCGAGTCCCTGTCCATGCTGATGATCAGCACCCTGGAGGGCGCGATCCTGATGGCCCGCGCCGAACAGGACGTAACGCCCCTGACCACGGCCGTACGGGAACTGGGACCGCTGCTCGACGCGGCGGTGCCGCCCCCGGCCCCCTGA
- a CDS encoding NAD(P)-dependent oxidoreductase: MPPFLTAPPYDRRHNGRYYDSGHSRFPEGRTAPVHVGFIGLGVMGRPMALRLASAGTPLVVWNRTPERAAPLRAAGADVAASVDEVFSRADVVLLMLADEAAIDSVLGRGTPALAARVADRTVVHMGTTSPEYSAALETDIRTAGGRYVEAPVSGSRVPAEQGQLVAMLAGDEDAVAAVRPLLAPLCRETFECGPAPGALLMKLSVNLFLITLVTGLTEAFHFAERQGLDRRLFLDVLDAGPMASGVSRMKAPKLRERDFAVQAAALDVLKNNRLIADAARKAHLASPLLDACHTLFEETVAQGYGGEDMVAVLRAIEARTAGGTA, translated from the coding sequence CTGCCTCCGTTCCTCACCGCCCCACCCTATGACCGGCGTCATAACGGCCGCTACTATGACAGCGGTCATAGTCGATTTCCGGAGGGAAGGACGGCCCCCGTGCACGTCGGTTTCATCGGTCTCGGAGTGATGGGCCGGCCCATGGCCCTGCGCCTGGCGTCCGCCGGCACTCCCCTGGTGGTCTGGAACCGGACCCCGGAGCGCGCCGCACCCCTGCGCGCTGCCGGCGCCGACGTCGCGGCGAGCGTCGACGAGGTGTTCTCGCGGGCGGACGTGGTGCTGCTGATGCTCGCCGACGAAGCCGCGATCGACAGCGTCCTCGGCCGCGGCACCCCCGCCCTCGCTGCCCGGGTCGCGGATCGCACCGTCGTCCACATGGGCACGACCTCCCCCGAGTACTCCGCCGCCCTGGAGACCGACATCCGCACGGCCGGCGGCCGCTACGTCGAGGCACCCGTCTCCGGGTCACGCGTCCCCGCGGAACAGGGTCAGCTGGTCGCCATGCTGGCCGGCGACGAGGACGCCGTGGCCGCCGTACGCCCCCTGCTCGCACCCCTGTGCCGGGAGACGTTCGAATGCGGCCCGGCACCGGGCGCGCTGCTGATGAAGCTCTCGGTCAACCTGTTCCTGATCACCCTGGTGACCGGGCTGACCGAGGCCTTCCACTTCGCCGAGCGGCAGGGCCTGGACCGACGGCTGTTCCTCGACGTCCTCGACGCGGGCCCCATGGCCAGCGGGGTCTCCCGGATGAAGGCACCCAAGCTGCGCGAGCGCGACTTCGCGGTACAGGCGGCCGCCCTGGACGTCCTGAAGAACAACCGCCTCATCGCCGACGCCGCCCGCAAGGCCCACCTGGCCTCACCCCTCCTCGACGCGTGCCACACCCTGTTCGAGGAGACCGTGGCCCAGGGGTACGGCGGCGAGGACATGGTCGCCGTACTGCGGGCGATCGAGGCGCGGACCGCCGGAGGGACGGCGTAG
- a CDS encoding PPOX class F420-dependent oxidoreductase encodes MTHDTAQGALLELLSEGRGGTLVTLKKDGRPQLSNVSHAYYPDERIIRISVTDDRAKTRNLRRDPRASYHVTSADRWAYTVAEGTAELTPVAQDPHDDTVEELIRLYRDVLGEHPDWDDYRAAMVRDRRLVVRLRVERVYGIPKKG; translated from the coding sequence ATGACTCACGACACCGCGCAGGGCGCACTGCTCGAACTGCTGTCGGAAGGCCGCGGCGGCACCCTGGTCACCCTCAAGAAGGACGGCCGCCCCCAGCTGTCCAACGTCAGTCACGCCTACTACCCCGACGAGCGGATCATCCGGATCTCCGTCACCGACGACCGCGCCAAGACCCGCAACCTGCGCCGCGACCCCCGCGCCTCCTACCACGTGACCAGCGCCGACCGCTGGGCGTACACGGTCGCCGAGGGCACGGCCGAACTGACCCCGGTGGCCCAGGACCCGCACGACGACACGGTCGAGGAACTGATCCGGCTCTACCGGGACGTCCTCGGCGAACACCCCGACTGGGACGACTACCGGGCGGCGATGGTCCGCGACCGGCGTCTGGTGGTACGGCTGCGGGTCGAGCGGGTCTACGGGATCCCGAAGAAGGGGTGA
- a CDS encoding TetR/AcrR family transcriptional regulator — protein MTESDTGLRELLVDVGVELLAAEGLSALTLREIARRAGVSHGAPRRYFPTHLELLSAIARRGFADLAERVERMPGPGAGARARVAGLARTYLEFALDRPGMYELMFRHDLLESGHLGLREASLPLFGLLAGLVGQVRPEADARLVAGALWANLHGIAQLWRWHSLQLAVEKEDFESLLDAVLAAHLGAEDGR, from the coding sequence ATGACTGAGTCGGACACGGGGTTGCGGGAGCTTCTGGTCGATGTGGGGGTGGAGCTGCTGGCCGCCGAGGGGCTGTCGGCGCTGACCCTGCGGGAGATCGCCCGGCGGGCCGGCGTCTCGCACGGGGCGCCGCGCCGCTACTTCCCCACCCATCTGGAGCTGCTGTCGGCCATCGCGCGCCGGGGCTTCGCCGATCTGGCCGAGCGGGTGGAGCGGATGCCCGGCCCGGGCGCCGGGGCGCGGGCGCGGGTGGCCGGGCTGGCGCGGACGTACCTGGAGTTCGCGCTGGACCGTCCCGGCATGTATGAGCTGATGTTCCGTCATGATCTGCTGGAAAGCGGTCATCTGGGGCTGCGGGAGGCGAGTCTGCCGCTGTTCGGTCTGCTGGCCGGGCTGGTCGGGCAGGTGCGGCCGGAGGCCGATGCCCGGCTGGTGGCGGGCGCGTTGTGGGCGAATCTGCACGGTATTGCGCAGTTGTGGCGCTGGCACAGTCTTCAACTGGCCGTCGAGAAAGAGGACTTCGAGTCGCTGCTCGATGCGGTGCTGGCCGCGCACCTGGGTGCGGAGGACGGCCGGTGA
- a CDS encoding MFS transporter, translating into MNRRWTLASSVAGAVVVALDGTVLTVAQPRLQRELGASFAEVQWTSTAYLIAVASLLVFAGRLGDRFGHRRMFALGMLGFGAVSAGVGLAPGVGWVVGLRAVQGVFGALLQPATLGMLRAAFPPEALAKPLAVRTAAIGLAAAAGPVVGGALVTSLGWRAAFFLNVLPALTFGLPALRRPERAAAGARSALDVPGAVLLAGTLACLVHALTARPVSWAGLVLAGAGAAVLVRHERRTACPLLPPGVVGSRAVGAALGVLVAVSAALFGTLFTAVYVLQRGLGLDPLAGALRALPLAVLMVASAALCPVLLRRLGARGTTAAATALLALGVLVLSQAASAPVFGGGFALLGAGFGTVMVAATHVVVTQAEAAAAGVAGGLQQTALNVGPALGVAAASTLQGAGTGPALLVLAAVAALGVPLACALSGAGGVASVTHGAEDRVRNGLPARR; encoded by the coding sequence GTGAACCGGCGGTGGACGCTGGCGAGCAGTGTCGCGGGTGCGGTGGTCGTAGCCCTGGACGGTACGGTCCTCACGGTCGCCCAGCCGCGCCTGCAACGGGAGTTGGGGGCATCGTTCGCCGAGGTGCAGTGGACCAGTACGGCGTATCTGATCGCGGTGGCGAGCCTGCTGGTGTTCGCGGGAAGGCTCGGTGACCGGTTCGGGCACCGGCGGATGTTCGCGCTCGGCATGCTGGGGTTCGGGGCGGTGTCGGCGGGCGTCGGACTCGCGCCCGGGGTGGGGTGGGTGGTCGGACTGCGGGCGGTGCAGGGGGTGTTCGGGGCGCTGTTGCAGCCGGCCACGCTGGGCATGCTGCGGGCCGCGTTCCCGCCGGAGGCGCTGGCGAAGCCGCTGGCCGTGCGGACGGCGGCGATCGGACTGGCGGCGGCAGCGGGACCGGTGGTCGGCGGAGCTCTGGTGACGTCCCTGGGCTGGCGGGCGGCGTTCTTCCTGAACGTGCTGCCGGCGCTCACCTTCGGCCTGCCGGCCCTGCGGCGCCCGGAGCGGGCTGCGGCGGGGGCCCGGAGCGCGCTGGACGTACCGGGGGCGGTGCTGCTCGCGGGGACGCTGGCCTGCCTGGTCCATGCGCTGACCGCGCGGCCCGTCTCCTGGGCGGGGCTCGTCCTCGCCGGGGCCGGGGCGGCGGTCCTCGTCCGGCACGAGCGGCGTACGGCGTGCCCGCTGCTGCCGCCGGGCGTCGTCGGGTCGCGGGCGGTCGGGGCGGCGCTCGGTGTCCTGGTCGCGGTCTCGGCAGCCCTGTTCGGCACGCTCTTCACGGCTGTCTACGTCCTCCAACGCGGCCTGGGTCTCGACCCGTTGGCCGGCGCGCTGCGCGCCCTGCCGCTGGCGGTGCTGATGGTGGCGTCCGCCGCGCTGTGCCCGGTGCTGCTGCGCCGGCTCGGGGCGCGCGGTACGACGGCGGCGGCGACGGCGCTGCTCGCGCTCGGTGTCCTCGTGCTGTCGCAGGCCGCCTCGGCGCCGGTGTTCGGCGGTGGGTTCGCTCTGCTGGGCGCCGGGTTCGGGACGGTGATGGTGGCGGCCACCCATGTCGTGGTGACGCAGGCCGAGGCGGCGGCCGCCGGGGTCGCGGGCGGGCTGCAGCAGACCGCGCTCAACGTGGGCCCCGCCCTGGGCGTGGCCGCGGCGAGCACACTGCAGGGTGCCGGGACCGGGCCGGCGCTGCTCGTCCTGGCCGCCGTGGCAGCGCTCGGAGTGCCCCTGGCCTGCGCGCTGTCCGGGGCGGGCGGCGTCGCGTCGGTCACACACGGCGCCGAAGATCGGGTACGGAACGGGCTTCCTGCGCGACGATGA
- a CDS encoding serine hydrolase domain-containing protein, whose translation MTQLRQEVGPDEAGLDGEALDRLEKHFARHVDEGRLPGWLLSVARGGRVAHLTTYGLRDVAAGLPVGPDTLWRIYSMTKPVTAVAVLLLVEEGRLGLDDPLERHLPAFAGPRVYDGGSGIEGPDSTEGTEGVGVRTRPAAGPILIRHLLTHTAGLTFGFYHHHPVDALYRASGLEYSVPPGADLAETVEVYARMPLQFDPGTQWNYSVASNVLGRVIEVVSGQPLDAFFSTRILGPLGMTDTGFHLAPEQAPRLAELYRETDEGGIAPVPGLPVHGRPRFLSGSGGLVSSAYDFHRFMEMLRRGGELDGVRLLSAVSVALMTGNRLPGGAVLRAFGAPVHQEPGNDGLGFGFNVSVVVDPSRTLAPSSLGTYGWTGAATTAFWVDPARELTVQFMTQVRPKTLKVFPELRRLVHEAVVC comes from the coding sequence ATGACACAGCTGCGACAGGAAGTCGGCCCGGACGAGGCGGGACTGGACGGCGAGGCGCTGGACCGGCTGGAGAAGCACTTCGCCCGTCACGTCGACGAGGGCCGGCTGCCCGGCTGGCTGCTGTCCGTGGCCCGTGGCGGCCGCGTCGCGCATCTCACCACGTACGGTCTGCGCGATGTCGCGGCCGGGCTGCCGGTCGGGCCGGACACGCTGTGGCGGATCTACTCGATGACCAAGCCGGTCACCGCCGTCGCTGTGCTGCTGCTGGTGGAGGAGGGCCGGCTGGGCCTCGACGACCCGCTGGAACGCCATCTGCCGGCGTTCGCCGGCCCCCGGGTGTACGACGGCGGTTCAGGCATCGAGGGCCCCGACAGCACAGAGGGCACCGAAGGCGTCGGCGTGCGCACCCGGCCCGCCGCCGGCCCGATCCTGATCCGCCACCTGCTCACCCACACCGCCGGGTTGACCTTCGGCTTCTACCATCACCATCCGGTCGACGCCCTGTACCGCGCATCGGGTCTGGAGTACTCGGTGCCGCCGGGCGCCGATCTGGCCGAGACGGTCGAGGTGTACGCGCGGATGCCGCTGCAGTTCGACCCGGGGACGCAGTGGAACTACTCGGTCGCCTCGAACGTGCTCGGCCGGGTGATCGAGGTGGTCTCCGGGCAGCCGCTGGACGCGTTCTTCTCGACGCGGATCCTCGGCCCGCTCGGCATGACCGACACGGGTTTCCACCTCGCGCCCGAACAGGCGCCCCGGCTGGCCGAGTTGTACCGGGAGACGGACGAGGGCGGGATCGCACCGGTGCCGGGGCTGCCGGTGCACGGCCGGCCGCGGTTCCTGTCCGGCAGCGGCGGGCTGGTCTCCTCGGCGTACGACTTCCACCGGTTCATGGAGATGCTGCGCCGGGGCGGCGAACTGGACGGTGTCCGGCTGCTGTCGGCGGTCAGCGTCGCGCTGATGACCGGCAACCGGCTGCCCGGTGGCGCCGTCCTGCGCGCCTTCGGTGCCCCCGTGCATCAGGAGCCCGGCAACGACGGCCTCGGCTTCGGCTTCAACGTCTCGGTGGTGGTCGACCCGTCCCGCACCCTGGCCCCGTCCAGCCTCGGTACGTACGGCTGGACGGGCGCGGCCACGACCGCGTTCTGGGTGGACCCGGCCCGTGAGCTGACGGTGCAGTTCATGACCCAGGTGCGCCCGAAGACGCTGAAGGTGTTCCCGGAGCTGCGGCGGCTGGTGCACGAGGCGGTCGTCTGCTGA
- the ribA gene encoding GTP cyclohydrolase II, which yields MTDNTGDTIGVLGAKSPRRSGAERVVNAPLPTVYGKFQAVGYLDHDRGDEQVALVYGEIGTENVLTRLHSECLTGDAFGSRHCECGDQLASALRAVVAEGSGIVVYLRGHEGRGIGLLAKLRAMALQAEGLDTVEANLALGLPVDARDYGVAAEILRDLGVRSVRLMSNNPRKREALVRHGIQVAEQVPLLIEPCESNITYLRTKRERLDHILPHLDAVAHGS from the coding sequence ATGACAGACAACACCGGCGACACCATCGGCGTTCTCGGCGCGAAGTCCCCGCGGCGATCGGGCGCGGAACGCGTCGTGAACGCACCGCTGCCCACCGTGTACGGCAAATTCCAGGCGGTCGGCTACCTGGACCACGACCGCGGCGACGAGCAAGTGGCCCTCGTATACGGGGAGATCGGCACCGAGAACGTGCTGACCCGGCTGCACTCCGAATGCCTGACCGGCGACGCGTTCGGCTCCCGGCACTGCGAGTGCGGCGACCAGCTGGCGTCCGCACTGCGCGCCGTCGTCGCCGAAGGCAGCGGCATCGTCGTCTACTTGAGGGGTCACGAGGGCCGCGGCATCGGCCTGCTCGCCAAACTGCGCGCGATGGCCCTGCAGGCGGAGGGCCTGGACACCGTGGAGGCGAACCTCGCCCTCGGCCTGCCGGTCGACGCCCGTGACTACGGCGTCGCCGCCGAGATCCTGCGCGACCTCGGCGTACGCTCGGTACGGCTGATGTCCAACAACCCGCGCAAGCGCGAAGCCCTCGTCCGGCACGGCATCCAGGTCGCCGAGCAGGTGCCGCTGCTGATCGAGCCGTGCGAGAGCAACATCACCTATCTGCGCACCAAGCGGGAACGGCTCGACCACATCCTGCCGCACCTGGACGCCGTCGCCCACGGCTCCTGA
- a CDS encoding creatininase family protein has product MSGSGARATACESAHGVMPTDTTEDVRARGTGVSAQVAVLPVGSFEQHGPFLPLATDTLVACAVARRIAAAYPVHLLPPVTVSCSHEHAGWPGTVSISAVTLHAVVRDIAASLRRGGVDALVVVNGHGGNYVLGNVVQEASARGERMALFPAAEDWEAARERAGVLTSLLTDMHAGEIETSILLHAHPEFVRPGYESADFVADDRRHLLTVGMSAYTESGVIGRPSLGSAEKGRELLASLAESFAETFALLTPAEDSSAAGE; this is encoded by the coding sequence ATGAGTGGTTCGGGTGCGCGTGCGACGGCCTGTGAATCGGCGCACGGCGTGATGCCGACGGACACCACGGAAGACGTACGGGCGCGGGGGACGGGGGTTTCAGCACAGGTCGCCGTCCTTCCCGTCGGCAGTTTCGAACAGCACGGGCCCTTCCTTCCGCTGGCGACCGACACACTGGTCGCCTGTGCCGTGGCGCGTCGGATCGCCGCCGCCTACCCCGTGCATCTCCTTCCTCCGGTGACGGTCTCCTGCTCGCACGAGCACGCCGGCTGGCCGGGGACCGTCAGCATCTCCGCCGTGACCCTGCACGCGGTGGTCCGGGACATCGCGGCGTCGCTGCGGCGCGGTGGGGTGGACGCGCTCGTCGTGGTCAACGGGCACGGCGGCAACTACGTTCTGGGGAATGTCGTGCAGGAGGCGTCCGCGCGCGGTGAGCGGATGGCGCTGTTCCCGGCGGCCGAGGACTGGGAGGCGGCGCGCGAGCGGGCGGGGGTGCTGACCTCGCTGCTCACCGACATGCATGCCGGGGAAATCGAGACCTCGATTCTTCTGCACGCTCATCCCGAATTCGTCCGCCCTGGTTACGAGTCCGCCGATTTCGTCGCCGATGACCGTCGTCATCTGCTCACTGTGGGAATGTCCGCCTATACCGAATCGGGCGTCATCGGCCGTCCTTCCCTGGGGTCGGCGGAAAAGGGGAGGGAACTGCTGGCGAGCCTGGCGGAATCGTTCGCGGAGACGTTCGCGTTGCTCACGCCCGCCGAGGATTCCTCAGCGGCGGGGGAATAG